The Sesamum indicum cultivar Zhongzhi No. 13 linkage group LG6, S_indicum_v1.0, whole genome shotgun sequence genomic interval ATTTATCTTAATTACAAGTATCTTtcatcatttgaaaaattataaatatcttcttaaaattacaaacaccgTAAAAAATATCTCCAACAGTAATTTGTCATAAAGAATTTTTGttagattatttgtaattaaaagaAACTTGGAAGAAGTAGGacgtaatttaccttaaaaaaaaatggtaatcATGATGTGATCATCAAGTTGGAAAAAGAGTAAAGTTGAGGGGCCTAAAACATAATCGTGTGGGGCCAACACATACACAATGGATCCACACGTGATCCCCTCCCTCTCTATATATCTCCTCATGCTTCCTCGTAATTTCCTCACAATCTCCCTCCCGACTCCTCCCCTTCCCCAcctacatacatacacactctcttctctccaaaaatggcTACTGAACGGGAAGAATCCACTGCGGAAGTCGTAATAAGCCAAGAAGAAAACCCTCATCTCATCAAACACAAGACACTCTCTTGGAAGAAGCTCAGACGCTATGACTCACTGGACATTGAGTCCGGCAACCTCCGCCACCCCCACCACGGCGCCGCCGCCTCCAAGGTCTGTAAAATCAAACGCTTTTCGctcatgaatatatatatatagaatatatattattaatggtgatttaatttgatcgaTGATCAGGGTGGTGATGGGCGGTACTGGGGATTGGTGCTGCAACTGGCGTTCCAGAGCATCGGCGTGGTGTACGGGGACATCGGAACGTCGCCGTTGTACGTGTATTCGAGCACTTTTGGTAGTGAAATCAAACACAACGATGATGTTCTTGGAGTTCTGTCGCTCATCTTTTACACCATAACCATAATACCTTTGATCAAGTACGTCTTCATCGTTCTACGCGCCAACGACAACGGTGATGGTAATTCatcctatttttcttttcccctaattaataattaacataattaattacacttctatgatttttaattacttcatTCATCATCGTCATGTGCACCCatcaattcttgattttcaagATGTAATCAGatcatttcaaataaattaaagattattataattgggACATGTATAGTcccaaaaattgcaatttttttttgatgatttttggttctattcatattaaaatttataatttggcatgatattaatttaaatatgaaaattttaaatgaataaattatccctttatggaagaaaaaaaaaaaacaatttaccGTCTGAACATGCATCtcaattttgacttatttacTTTCTGGCCAGgggttattaattaatctccTCGTATTAATAATTACGCTTTACTAATCTACATGAAGACGTGGCCTATACTTTCTGGTCTTATCAAGTGGAAAATAcctaaattatttgattttagttttttaaaaacactcatacttatttatgtatatatatatatgtatggacaaaataagaaaacgTCAGACTAGAAAAATGTGTTACCTTGATGAAGACAAGTTTACATGTAATGCACTTTGGtcatatagatttttttaaaaatattattggtaAAAATACTATggttttttaattacttattttaaagatCGTGTTTTGGATGCTCTTAGAACTTGagattaaattttctattctgAATTCTATTCATGTGTCACGTGtataaaaatgatgtaatgtattttgtttgagaaaaaaaatttatacacataatatatatatatatatatatattaaataccacataatttaaaagtaaaaaatccAATTCGTTGTCAATATGTAAAGATCGAATACACTATTTCTTAATACGTCAAATTAtgctatttctttcttcttcttttttttcctctggCTAATCGAATAATTTTTTCGTATGTGTTTTTGCTTGAAAAAAGTACAAGCGAACCTTTTAATATTggatgtgatattgcaaacaagcaaattattccctatgaaaataaaaataaaaatgacctCATTGATTTCTTAAACATGCAGCAATTGgtcccctatatttttaaaatgagacAATTTACGATCCTAAATAAAGTGGTAAAATTGTctcatttaaaaagaataggggataaattgtattaaattcatttttgtttgggtcgaatttataatatacatgaaatgaaattatcaGGAGGGACATTTGCTTTGTATTCATTAATATGCCGATACGCAAAAGTGGGGCTGATTCCGAGTGAAGAAGTAGAAGATGGGGATGTCTCCACGTTCAAATTAGAATTGCCTAATAAGCGCATGCAAAGAGCTTTGAAAGTGAAGTCCACCTTAGAGAACAGCAATTTCGCAAAGGTGTTTCTGTTGTTCGCCACCATGCTTGGGACTTCCATGGTCATTGGAGACGGCGTCCTCACTCCTTGTATTTCAggtttttacttatttatttatttttttttatactagcCGGAttctttgtataatttaatacatttcaatttagaaattgatgtacgtttaaataaaatgaggatacaacaaactaaaaaatagACGTACGTACTCCCATATTAATTTGTGGGACTTTCATCATAGTTTTATCGATCGAGTTAGACCGAATTGCCAATTCAACACTAATTCaggattaaatattttttattttttcatctaatttaataatttcattttatttttgaataaattacaaaaaattttccttcattgtttgagaaaagtacaaaaataccCCCTATGATGTGCTGTTACaagggatatttgtaattcttTAAGTAATAagaaatacttataattatgacaaatttcaaaagagctccttgtaatttatcttcatttattttgctAGGTTTCAGTTTTCAACTATCTTTCATTAATATGATTCAATGTTTTCCAACAGTATTATCCGCGGTAGGTGGAATCAAGGAGGCTACATCTGCCATGACAGAAGGTATGCTTCTTGTTAAATCACAGCCGTAAACTACCATCATAAATATGATTATCCTCAACGTCCATCTGTATTTTGCAGAATCACCACCGTTTGATTGTGGTGTATggtaacaatttaatttattattccagataattaaatatttaattctagtTTAACTAGTCAAGTACGGACAAAATGTTTGAAACCTGGGTAGGCAACATTTGAAAAAACTACCCCTAGGCCCTAGCTACCTCTCTAACTATTCTGGAATATTCCTCCTCCTTGCAAGAATGAAGATtctatttgtataaaatatttacatctCCCACATGTTTATGAAGTTGTCAGCCCATctaatttgtttcttcatttattattttctttcttgctttcgTGTAATTTCAGTTTCATCCCTCACGTTTGAGTTAATATCAGTTTGACCCTCAAAGTCTCCAATGTTAGAACGAATCGAAACATTGTTTGCTTTTTACCAATGATGTCTTAGCGGTTGAGGTTAAGGCTAAACTTCTATAGGTTATAGGTTCTAGTCTCACCGGTCATTTGAgtatttgtctcactttatgAGTGGTTTATCTAACTTTATgggcaaaattacatttttggtcctataagtTTAGGTAGTTAGCACTTTCAATCCTGTAACTTACTctatttacacatttagttTTTCGTTGAAGAATTTAGTCCAAAATATCTAATATTGaatcattttttaacaaatttaatcatGTAGTGAAAACTTAGGTCCCATTAACACAAtaatagatttaatttttttgtcctgtaaCTATAAGTCATTACAACGAAAAATTGTCAACAAGAGACTATTTGCCAAAAAGTGACCAAATGTGAGATGTTCATgactaaattcataaaaaaagggactaaatatgtaaatgagtaagttataggaccaaaaatgataaCGACCTAAAGTTATATgactaaatatgtaattttgtcaactttaaatgaattatcataatttgttTACAGTCATGTTGATGTACTGGTTGAATTGATGTaatactcaaaaaaaaaaaaaaaaaaagaaattgcacttttcctatttactaatattactttctttattttgtaatttttgtgaaacAGATAGAATAGTTTGGACATCAATTGCCATCCTAGTATGCCTGTTCATGGTCCAAAGATTTGGAACTGACAAAGTCGGCTATAGCTTTGCTCCCATAATCTGTGTTTGGTTCTCACTCATTGCTGGAATTGGCGTTcacaatttcatcaaatatgaTCCTTCTGTTATCAAAGCTATAAACCCCAAGTACATCGTTGATTACTTCAGAAGGAACAAGGATCAAGCTTGGATTTCCCTTGGTGGTGTTGTTCTTGCTATAACAGGTGATCCAAACATGTCCTTGTATATACACACTCTCTTTCTGCATGTAAATTGAACCAATTATGATCCTTTCCGCGTTGTTCTGATCTACGGTAGTGATCAAATTCGAGGCCATTAAAAGTTTACTgtacaaaaaaggaaaaaattgcagTTTTAGTCCGAAGTACTGGGGAATGgcaatttttaatcttttactaattcattttgaaaaattgttcTGAAAACTTCACACATTGACGACAAAAATGGCTGAAAAGATGTATCTGATTAAACTAATCACGTGCACATTTTCGGCCATTTTTGCAAATTCAAGCTATTTTGTCCTCAATGTgcgaatttttcaaaattacaagacaaaattattaaaatgtattCGTACACTACTAAAATTGCCACtcggattaaaattatgattcttcttagaaaacaaaaacgtggggtggggtggggtgcgATTCATATATACTAACAAAGTcatgttgaaatattgcaggaACTGAAGCATTATTTGCTGATGTTGGTCACTTCTCAGTGAGATCCATACAAATAAGTATGTGCAGTGTGACTTATCCAGCACTCATTCTAGCGTACACTGGACAAGCCTCTTTTCTTCGCAAGAACAATCACTTAGTCTCCGACACCTTCTATAAGTCCATTCCAGGTAGTGATTTATTCACTGAACATATAGTCTCATCAGTTTCTGAGATTGACGCTAATGTCTTAAAGTGACGACGCAGATCCCTTGTATTGGCCGATGTTTATCGTTGCGGTCTTGGCATCAATCATAGCAAGTCAGGCTATGATCTCAGGAACTTTCTCCATAATCCAACAATCGCTTTCACTGGGATGTTTCCCCCGTGTTAAAATCGTGCACACGTCTACCAAGTACCAAGGCCAAGTTTACGTTCCTGAGATCAATTACCTTCTGATGTTGGCTTGTGTCTTTGTCACTCTTGGATTCAGGACCACCACAAAAATCGGCAATGCCTATGGTAATAAGTTTCCACTTTTTCTTGTAGGATTTTAGTATTAATCATGAGTTCTTGGTAATAAATAGGATCAAACATTTGCAGGGATTGCTGTGGTGTTTGTGATGACCCTAACATCGGCGTTTCTGGTTCTGATCATGATCATGATCTGGAAGACTCACATACTGCTTATAATCGCGTATGCTTTGATCATCGGTACAATCGAGCTAGTTTACTTGAGTTCAGTTCTTTACAAGTTTGATCAAGGGGGGTATCTACCGCTCGCATTTGCCCTGGTCCTAATGACCATCATGTACGTATGGAACCACGTTTATAGGAAGAAATACTACTTTGAACTCGACCACAAGATCTCACCCGAAAAAGTTAAGGAAATCGTGAAAGACATGAGTACTTCTCAAAGGTTGCCTGGACTTGCAATCTTCTATTCAGAGCTAGTACATGGAATCCCGCCTATTTTCGAGCACTATGTAGCCAACATACCGGCCCTTCACTCGGTCTTAGTTTTTGTGTCGTTCAAGTCCTTGCCAATAAGCAAAGTACCAATGGACGAGCGGTTTCTTTTTCGAAGGGTACAACCTAAGGACATCCATGTGTATCGATGTATTGTACGTTACGGATACAAGGACGACAGAAACGAGCAGGAGCCATTTGAGAAATTGTTGGTTGAAAAGTTGAAGGAGTTCATTAGGGAGGACTACTTCATGGGCTTAGCCATGATTCGCAATAGCATAGATTTTGTAGGCAACGAGGAAGTAGAATTGGGTGAGGATGAGGTGCAGGGTGAGAATAAGGATGATGAAATTGCAAAGAAGGAAgaggaaatggagagggatATGGCGGATTTGGACAAGGCGTGGCGGTCTGGGGTAGTGCACCTGGTGGGGGAGCATGAAGTGGTGGCCGGAAAAGGAGCCAACATTGGGAAGAGGGTGTTGATAGACTACGCATATAATTTCTTGAAGAAGAACTTGAGGCAAAGCAACAAGGTGTTTGATATTCCTCACAAGAGAATGCTTAAAGTGGGAATGACGTATGAACTTTAGAGtggttgtaattaattttggaataatcCTGTAATtcatttctatatattttttatctgaaaatgtagtttatacaaaaatatatatgaataaaaattattgttacttttaggtttttgttttaatatttatatatatacatacactatttttatttttatttttattttttgaagagaAAAACCATTCATTCGTTCTCACAATACTTAGAGGTAACAATGTTGAAGGCTGATGAGGGAAGATCATCCACACCCTCCATCATACCTACTGCAGATTTTGCCAAACAATGGGCAACAGAACATAAATGAACTGACATGAGACAAAGAGATTCACCAAACTCTGAATATCAAAAACCACATTACCAATGTATGAGAGGTCCTTTTCAACTGGCCGGAGTTTACCGATCAACACTGCACAATGCCCTTCAATAATAATTGACTTCCATCCACTGAAACCCCATCTAAGAGAGCCCCAACAAAATTGAGTTTAATGCTTCCCGAGGGAGGGTCAACCCAAGACCTGCGGCCTGGATGGGCATGCCTcatgaatttgtttttattatttggagggtcacccattccaacgatatattattttaaaaactatgtAACTTGAAGATCGTGGCAAAAATCATTGCaagaaatttaactaaattgcAACAACTTCTTTCTGATGTAATACTCGTTGCAAATCATTCGCAAcgaatataatttgaatatatgtTCCAAACCGTGCCACGGATATCGACTGTTGCACTGTTGCACAAACCTGCTGCAACTTTACAACGGATGTGATCGTGGCAACGTTTTCCACGAGTCGCAAGAAAAGTGGGCCACCCAAATGCCtgttgcacaattttattattattttgccacggaatttgtcaagaaaatctaaatttttgtaattcagTGTCAACATCCTTGacaaatttggtaaaaaattcGTTGTTATAGTACTATTTATATAGTCTCTACAAGGGAATAAAGAAGTAAGATGATTGTGATTCGAACAAGTGAAGTTGAAAACGTCGTCATTCATATGtgagcaaaaaaaataaaataaaaaataagaacatTGGAAAAATGAAACTATAACAACCCGCCtcaacatttataatttagtaataatatatatttgtatgtgaAACAACTCTCCTCGGCATGTTACATGAATGTgtctaattttattacatctaTTAATCTGTCATACGTTAGGCAGGCAGTTATCCATTCGAAACTATAAAGGGAAACAGGATATCAGCtgtgtattttgttttttttttttcaattctatAAAAAGTAAGGATTGGTATAAATGTTGAAGTAGCCAACAAATTGAATGTATAACTTTTCCATCTTATAAaccaaataattcaattgacGAGTCATCCAAACTTGTGGGGAGGATAAATCCAGCATTTTTGGAGCAACAAAAACAGTACATGGTCCCCCTTGTGGTATCTAGGGTTACACCAAGGAGACAAACCATCACCACACCTTAATTACTACATGCACAGTGGCTACATAACTACATATGTTGACGTGTTTGGGTTACATGTGCGTTGTCAgctcaaaaaattatgtccacaagtatttttataatttgatgtgGTGTATGCAGGACAATCAAGCAACAGAACTACGTTTCGAATTTCGTGAATCTTATATTTAACTAACAATTGATACTGTAgacaatttcttgaaaaatattgaataattagGTTTCTtagtgtataattataatattatttaatccaaGAAGAAAGATAAGAAAGAAGGGCTAGCTtgacacacacatatatatatatattgttaaagaATTTTTCCCTATTGTTTAGAGCGTCTATGTCGTGAAACAATTTTTgttaatcaagaaagaagaaaaaagacaaataGATGTAAAAGAGTAGCTGAATGAATAAGACACGTACCATCACTAAAATAATGGCTTTTTGAGACGgaattttgcaacaaaaattatgaaaaattcaacGCAAGACAAATACTCCGACAAACGTTACGACGGTCAAAGGAGCGTCGGAACAGTACCTATCAGAAAAGATTTGCAGCTTATAACAAAATTTGGGAG includes:
- the LOC105165238 gene encoding potassium transporter 5, with product MATEREESTAEVVISQEENPHLIKHKTLSWKKLRRYDSLDIESGNLRHPHHGAAASKGGDGRYWGLVLQLAFQSIGVVYGDIGTSPLYVYSSTFGSEIKHNDDVLGVLSLIFYTITIIPLIKYVFIVLRANDNGDGGTFALYSLICRYAKVGLIPSEEVEDGDVSTFKLELPNKRMQRALKVKSTLENSNFAKVFLLFATMLGTSMVIGDGVLTPCISVLSAVGGIKEATSAMTEDRIVWTSIAILVCLFMVQRFGTDKVGYSFAPIICVWFSLIAGIGVHNFIKYDPSVIKAINPKYIVDYFRRNKDQAWISLGGVVLAITGTEALFADVGHFSVRSIQISMCSVTYPALILAYTGQASFLRKNNHLVSDTFYKSIPDPLYWPMFIVAVLASIIASQAMISGTFSIIQQSLSLGCFPRVKIVHTSTKYQGQVYVPEINYLLMLACVFVTLGFRTTTKIGNAYGIAVVFVMTLTSAFLVLIMIMIWKTHILLIIAYALIIGTIELVYLSSVLYKFDQGGYLPLAFALVLMTIMYVWNHVYRKKYYFELDHKISPEKVKEIVKDMSTSQRLPGLAIFYSELVHGIPPIFEHYVANIPALHSVLVFVSFKSLPISKVPMDERFLFRRVQPKDIHVYRCIVRYGYKDDRNEQEPFEKLLVEKLKEFIREDYFMGLAMIRNSIDFVGNEEVELGEDEVQGENKDDEIAKKEEEMERDMADLDKAWRSGVVHLVGEHEVVAGKGANIGKRVLIDYAYNFLKKNLRQSNKVFDIPHKRMLKVGMTYEL